A single region of the Mercenaria mercenaria strain notata chromosome 6, MADL_Memer_1, whole genome shotgun sequence genome encodes:
- the LOC123566559 gene encoding uncharacterized protein LOC123566559 — translation MTDSENKTFQGLKRSRSAQCAQLTKLYKELEQYMISHDNDDLVENLYVKLCDKFNAFKNIHLECLDLCDEPADCENLEQSYECYHNNFTEFQERYEQWKSSNQYNENDEICSNASSTCKTKLASSKAKRLIAEQKLNSLRKKHELELARREIEIKQQELEYRCELEQARIEESVWHEALEEETGEHVQDSSYVKQTTVNDFTSGHEQSDKNIRSAHDDCVIINTPNNTHLVTEQRKNGSMNQNAHPSENVVTSVLRNTDTNVCRKPTGCNVTECKSRHHFLLHKWVDSKSDHTDQQFVVNCATKSGSYVKNCLGIIPVLIRGKSGTYCKTYALLDEGADQTLCDERLLKTLNLPSKPVTFKMSTASSSGIIVEGQEVELHVQPASGGNDVTLRKVWSVKSLPVSTRSAARNADIRDLPYLSKIEIPEIDSSSVMLLTGTDAPQAHIPLEVRSGRHDQPYAIKTQLGWAVRGPVTDTTTQKSANVNFQQSADVLLQQQLENMWTTDFDDKAKVERNSMSLEDKKALNAMNSSLRYENGHYKLKLPWRDEKAVMPNNLTLAHARLEHLKRKLARDQELHKMYTVSVTDYIQKGHAQEVTHFESDSNRVWYLPHHPVTNPNKPGKVRVVFDCAAKYKGISLNSQLLQGPDFMNSLVGVLIRFRQEPVAIAADIEAMFHQVRVEDLDCDALRFLWWPEGDMTQQPRCYKMLVHLFGATSSPSCTAYALIRTASDNAHMYKPEVVNTVKRNFYVDDCLKSVSSDEKAIELAADLQSLLRRGGFRLTKWLSNKRDVVESIPESERAPSIMNLSKSDSLPVDRALGVQWNVEKDELKFKVKVSEKPITRRGILSIVSSIFDPLGLVAPVTLRAKAIVQNLCRQKLSWDDPIPEKDTYEWKQWLDTLPYLEAVSVRRCFKPQGFGTLENAQLHVFCDGSQLGYGACVYLRLKDEKNLISCSLVAGKSRLAPIKQTSIPRLELSGAVVASRLYTLVADELEINIDSVTFWTDSMIVLGYIKNENRRFKTFVGNRISEIHDVTSRDQWRHVDTASNPADVASRGMHASDFKTMKFWMHGPEFLQKDESHWPSHLTKPELDDDDTELKKEVVVNTTSAVETIQSIIDRYSSWTRLRRAVAWLLRYKAYCRRKHLNHTLGLSEGDLSTNELNMAEHTILALVQRTSFTDERICLQNGNSVRKDSCLASLNPIIHHDLIRVQGRLQCEYPSKYPVVLPSKHHVTKLIIKHIHEHNGHVGKEHVLSMSREKYWILHGPSAVKSILRGCIPCRRQHKPLMTQQMAPLLDEQTTPDMPPFSHIGIDYFGPFIVKTARAREKRYGCIFTCLTSRAVHFEIAHSLSTDSFISAFQRFQSRRGRPRKVFSDNGTNLVGGETELRKSLQLWNQSKLSGFFAQNDIEWHFNPPNASHMGGAWERLIRSTRVILKSLVREQLLNDEQLLTFMAETEKILNDRPLTPVSSDPRDPPALTPSMLLLMKSNQCLPIGIFKKQDIYAKRWWRQVQYLADVFWKRWLREYLPLLQKRQKWQRKTVNLKKDDVVLVAVDNVPRGQWPLARVVDVNLSRDGLVRSCVIRTKSAILMLSWGRGEGRGGGVKEEEYEEWRRWRRRRGGGRD, via the exons ATGACAGACTCTGAAAACAAAACCTTTCAAGGACTTAAGCGGTCAAGGTCAGCACAATGTGCGCAACTGACGAAACTGTATAAGGAGTTGGAGCAATACATGATTTCTCATGATAATGATGATCTTGTTGAAAACTTGTATGTGAAACTGTGCGACAAATTCAACGCTTTCAAGAACATACATTTAGAGTGCCTAGACTTATGTGACGAACCCGCCGATTGTGAAAATCTAGAACAATCCTATGAGTGttatcataataatttcacagagtTTCAGGAAAGATATGAACAATGGAAGTCATCGAACCAGTATAATGAAAATGACGAAATTTGTAGCAATGCGTCATCAACGTGTAAAACGAAACTTGCGAGTTCCAAAGCTAAACGTTTGATTGCTGAGCAAAAGTTAAATTCTCTTAGAAAAAAACACGAGCTTGAACTGGCGCGCAGAGAAATAGAAATTAAACAGCAAGAACTTGAATATCGGTGTGAATTAGAGCAAGCGCGTATTGAAGAATCGGTCTGGCACGAGGCATTGGAGGAAGAAACTGGTGAGCACGTGCAAGATTCGTCATATGTGAAGCAGACGACAGTAAATGATTTCACTTCCGGCCATGAACAGTCGGATAAGAACATAAGAAGTGCACACGAcgactgtgtaattataaatacacCTAACAACACTCATTTGGTAACGGAGCAACGTAAGAATGGATCAATGAATCAGAACGCGCATCCATCTGAGAATGTAGTCACGAGCGTTTTGAGAAATACAGACACTAACGTTTGTAGAAAACCTACTGGGTGCAATGTAACAGAATGCAAATCTAGACACCACTTTCTTTTACATAAGTGGGTAGATAGTAAATCTGATCACACAGATCAACAATTTGTCGTAAATTGCGCAACTAAAAGCGGATCTTATGTGAAGAACTGTTTAGGTATAATACCTGTACTTATTAGAGGTAAAAGTGGGACGTACTGCAAGACTTATGCTCTGCTTGACGAGGGAGCTGACCAAACATTATGTGATGAACGCTTGTTGAAAACGCTGAACCTACCCTCCAAACCTGTGACGTTCAAGATGTCTACAGCAAGCTCTTCCGGTATTATTGTTGAAGGACAGGAAGTTGAGCTGCACGTGCAACCGGCGTCAGGTGGTAACGACGTTACGTTGAGAAAAGTTTGGTCAGTAAAATCTCTTCCAGTATCAACTAGATCTGCTGCGAGAAACGCTGACATCCGAGATCTACCATATTTATCTAAGATAGAAATCCCTGAAATCGACTCTAGCTCTGTGATGCTTCTTACTGGAACAGATGCACCACAGGCACATATACCATTAGAAGTGCGTTCAGGCCGCCATGATCAACCCTACGCCATTAAAACTCAACTAGGCTGGGCAGTGCGTGGACCTGTAACAGACACTACAACACAGAAATCAGctaatgtaaattttcagcagTCAGCTGATGTATTATTACAACAACAACTTGAGAATATGTGGACTACGGACTTTGATGACAAAGCGAAAGTAGAAAGAAATTCAATGTCTCTAGAAGACAAGAAAGCTTTAAACGCTATGAACTCTTCGTTGAGATATGAAAATGGACATTACAAACTGAAATTACCATGGCGTGACGAGAAAGCAGTAATGCCTAACAACTTGACTCTTGCGCATGCGCGACTCGAACATTTGAAGAGGAAGTTAGCACGAGATCAAGAGCTGCATAAAATGTACACAGTCTCAGTAACTGACTATATCCAGAAAGGACATGCACAGGAAGTAACACACTTTGAATCTGATAGTAACCGCGTGTGGTACTTACCCCATCATCCTGTGACGAATCCTAATAAGCCCGGAAAAGTGAGAGTTGTATTTGACTGTGCCGCCAAATACAAAGGAATTTCCCTAAATAGTCAACTTCTACAGGGACCCGACTTTATGAACAGCTTGGTTGGCGTTTTAATCAGATTTCGTCAAGAGCCCGTTGCTATAGCAGCCGACATCGAGGCTATGTTTCATCAGGTCCGTGTCGAAGATTTAGATTGTGATGCCCTACGGTTTCTATGGTGGCCTGAAGGGGACATGACTCAACAACCTAGATGCTATAAGATGCTGGTACACCTATTTGGCGCGACCTCATCCCCAAGTTGCACAGCATATGCATTAATACGAACAGCGTCGGATAATGCACATATGTATAAACCAGAGGTAGTCAACACCGTTAAAAGGAACTTTTACGTTGACGACTGCTTAAAATCAGTTTCTTCTGATGAGAAAGCAATCGAGTTAGCCGCAGACTTACAGTCATTGTTAAGGAGAGGAGGATTTCGTCTGACGAAATGGCTCAGCAATAAGAGAGACGTCGTTGAATCTATCCCAGAGTCAGAACGAGCGCCATCTATAATGAATCTTAGCAAGAGCGACAGTTTGCCAGTAGATCGTGCCCTCGGTGTTCAGTGGAATGTAGAGAAAGATGAACTCAAATTTAAAGTGAAAGTAAGTGAAAAGCCAATAACAAGACGCGGCATCCTTTCCATCGTCAGTTCCATATTTGATCCCCTTGGACTGGTAGCACCAGTAACTCTACGTGCAAAGGCTATAGTACAAAACCTATGTAGACAGAAGCTTTCATGGGACGATCCTATCCCTGAAAAAGATACGTACGAGTGGAAACAATGGTTAGATACTCTTCCATATTTAGAAGCTGTCTCTGTGAGAAGATGTTTTAAACCACAGGGCTTTGGAACATTAGAGAATGCCCAGCTACATGTATTCTGCGACGGTTCTCAACTTGGTTACGGCGCATGCGTGTACTTGAgattaaaagatgaaaagaacCTGATTTCATGCTCTCTGGTTGCTGGAAAATCACGACTAGCACCAATAAAACAGACATCTATTCCAAGACTTGAACTTTCAGGAGCAGTTGTCGCTTCCCGGCTTTATACGCTAGTAGCAGACGAACTAGAAATAAACATTGACAGTGTGACATTCTGGACAGATTCTATGATTGTCCTTGGATATATTAAAAACGAAAACCGGAGATTCAAAACCTTTGTTGGAAATAGGATAAGTGAAATTCATGATGTGACGTCACGAGACCAATGGAGACACGTAGATACGGCTTCCAATCCAGCAGACGTCGCTTCTAGAGGAATGCATGCCAGTGATTTTAAGACAATGAAATTTTGGATGCATGGACCTGAATTCCTTCAAAAAGATGAAAGCCATTGGCCAAGCCACCTAACTAAACCTGAATTAGACGACGACGACACTGAGCTGAAAAAAGAGGTTGTCGTCAACACAACTAGTGCAGTTGAAACCATTCAAAGTATAATAGATAGATACTCCAGTTGGACGAGGCTGAGAAGGGCCGTTGCTTGGTTACTAAGATATAAGGCATACTGCAGACGTAAACACTTAAACCACACCTTGGGACTGAGTGAAGGTGACTTGAGCACCAATGAACTCAACATGGCGGAACATACCATATTAGCGTTGGTTCAACGTACGTCGTTTACCGATGAGAGAATATGTCTACAAAATGGGAATTCTGTAAGAAAAGACAGTTGTTTAGCATCTTTGAACCCGATTATACACCATGACCTGATCAGAGTACAAGGACGCTTACAATGCGAATATCCAAGCAAATATCCAGTCGTACTACCTAGCAAACACCATGTaacaaaactaataataaaacatatccaCGAACATAATGGTCACGTTGGAAAAGAGCATGTACTTTCTATGTCACGTGAGAAATATTGGATTCTACACGGACCTAGCGCAGTGAAGAGTATTTTGAGAGGTTGCATCCCATGCAGACGACAACATAAACCGTTAATGACCCAACAGATGGCGCCCTTGCTAGACGAGCAGACGACACCGGATATGCCACCATTTTCCCATATTGGAATCGATTATTTCGGACCATTTATTGTGAAGACAGCTCGTGCACGAGAAAAGCGTTATGGTTGTATTTTCACGTGCCTAACGTCGCGTGcggtacattttgaaattgctcacaGTCTATCTACTGATTCCTTCATATCTGCCTTTCAACGCTTTCAAAGTCGACGTGGACGCCCACGGAAAGTCTTCAGTGATAATGGAACCAATCTTGTTGGAGGTGAAACTGAACTACGAAAATCATTGCAGCTATGGAACCAGTCCAAACTCAGTGGATTTTTtgctcagaacgacattgaatgGCATTTCAACCCTCCGAACGCAAGCCATATGGGAGGAGCATGGGAACGTTTAATTCGTTCTACTAGAGTTATATTGAAATCTCTCGTCCGAGAACAACTACTTAACGACGAGCAGCTGCTTACATTTATGGCTGAAACTGAGAAAATACTAAATGACAGACCTTTGACACCCGTTAGCAGTGATCCCAGAGACCCACCAGCATTAACGCCGAGTATGCTACTGCTAATGAAATCAAACCAGTGCTTACCTATTGGTATCTTTAAGAAGCAAGATATATACGCAAAACGGTGGTGGAGACAAGTGCAGTATCTCGCAGATGTATTTTGGAAACGATGGTTGAGAGAATACTTACCACTACTTCAGAAACGTCAGAAATGGCAACGTAAAACTGTAAACCTGAAGAAAGATGATGTAGTTCTTGTTGCCGTTGACAACGTTCCCAGAGGACAGTGGCCACTAGCCCGAGTGGTTGACGTGAATCTTAGTAGAGATGGCCTAGTTAGAAGCTGTGTGATCAGAACTAAATCAG CCATTCTTATgctttcttggggcagaggagaaggaagaggaggaggagtgaaggaaGAGGAGTATGAGGagtggaggaggtggaggaggaggcgCGGAGGAGGAAGAGattga